One part of the Tunicatimonas pelagia genome encodes these proteins:
- a CDS encoding gluconate 2-dehydrogenase subunit 3 family protein, which produces MDRRSALKQAALLAGGLAWLPSCDFGPQRVAVALDNLQLDVNLQDLLAKVAATILPSNKGESDETSSSDDSPGDDSLGSEELDLYRFILVMVDDCIEKEDQQAFSNGLQQLVPFTKAHFEKPFPRKEQAENEAILTQLMEMKDAPAAKESAEVSPAEQLKDIQAFLGITKRYTVQGYMASEYFMTEKFPYKLVPGPYQACVSIEGLTIM; this is translated from the coding sequence ATGGATAGACGATCTGCCTTAAAACAAGCAGCTTTATTAGCTGGTGGCCTAGCTTGGCTACCCTCCTGCGACTTCGGACCGCAGCGCGTAGCTGTAGCACTAGATAATTTACAACTTGATGTAAACCTTCAGGATTTACTGGCGAAAGTAGCCGCTACTATCCTTCCTTCAAACAAAGGTGAGTCCGATGAGACATCATCCAGTGACGACTCACCGGGCGACGATTCGCTGGGATCCGAAGAGCTGGATTTGTACCGTTTTATTCTAGTGATGGTAGATGATTGTATAGAAAAAGAAGACCAACAAGCATTTAGCAATGGTCTGCAACAACTCGTGCCCTTCACCAAAGCTCATTTTGAGAAGCCTTTTCCCCGGAAAGAGCAAGCGGAGAATGAAGCGATTCTTACCCAATTGATGGAAATGAAGGATGCGCCCGCAGCAAAGGAAAGTGCTGAGGTTTCTCCCGCCGAGCAGTTGAAAGACATCCAGGCCTTCTTGGGAATCACTAAGCGCTACACCGTTCAGGGCTACATGGCTTCTGAATACTTTATGACCGAAAAATTTCCCTACAAACTCGTACCGGGCCCTTATCAAGCCTGTGTTTCTATCGAAGGATTAACTATAATGTAA
- a CDS encoding 3' terminal RNA ribose 2'-O-methyltransferase Hen1: MLLTIGTTYQPATDLGFLFHKHPDKFQSIDLSIGKAHIFYPESSEKKTTIALLLDIDPIDMVRGARNLSGKGFTLGQYVNDRPYVASSFMSSAVSKAFSTAMNGTCKDRPKLVNKKLPFEVRIVVLPAPRGGETLIRKLFEPLGYQVNLQRHILDGKFKDWGESKYFTLELSNTITAKELLSHLYVLIPALDNDKHYFVSQNEIEKLLKKGKGWLETHPEKEQITRRYLINLGTLTRQALERLSDGEEQETKGELAQEEIKKKETLHQQRLSLVLEQLKKSKAETVIDLGCGEGKLLRMLLKEKQFSKIAGMDVSYHELTKAKDRLHWEEMAPKQKDRIELFQGALTYKDKRLGGFDAAAIVEVIEHLDENRLQSFERVIFKHAKPKTVVVTTPNAEYNALFENMEAGTMRHTDHRFEWTRKEFEDWANRIAEKNNYKVEFLPIGQEEEKVGAPSQMGIFKLAHAP, translated from the coding sequence ATGCTACTAACAATAGGTACGACATATCAGCCCGCAACAGATTTAGGCTTTTTATTTCATAAGCATCCTGATAAATTTCAGTCGATAGACTTGTCCATTGGAAAGGCTCATATATTCTATCCTGAAAGTTCGGAGAAGAAAACAACTATCGCACTCCTTCTCGATATTGACCCTATCGACATGGTGAGAGGCGCGAGAAATCTTTCAGGAAAGGGGTTCACGCTTGGACAGTACGTTAATGATCGGCCTTACGTTGCATCATCTTTCATGAGCAGTGCAGTTTCTAAAGCCTTCTCAACGGCCATGAATGGCACATGTAAGGATAGACCTAAATTGGTCAATAAGAAATTACCGTTCGAGGTAAGAATAGTAGTACTCCCTGCACCGAGAGGGGGCGAAACACTAATTAGAAAGCTCTTTGAGCCGTTAGGCTATCAGGTCAATCTTCAAAGACACATTCTTGATGGTAAGTTTAAGGATTGGGGTGAGAGCAAATATTTTACATTAGAGCTATCTAACACCATTACGGCTAAAGAACTGCTTTCCCATTTATACGTCCTTATTCCAGCCCTCGACAATGACAAACACTATTTCGTAAGCCAGAATGAGATTGAAAAACTACTTAAAAAGGGTAAAGGATGGTTGGAAACACATCCTGAAAAGGAGCAAATTACAAGGCGTTACCTCATCAATCTGGGCACGCTGACTCGACAAGCACTGGAACGATTAAGTGATGGTGAAGAACAAGAAACAAAAGGGGAATTGGCACAGGAAGAAATCAAGAAAAAAGAAACGCTTCACCAGCAACGACTTTCACTCGTTCTAGAGCAACTTAAAAAATCAAAAGCCGAAACAGTCATTGACCTTGGTTGTGGAGAGGGAAAATTATTGAGAATGCTGTTAAAGGAAAAACAGTTCTCAAAGATTGCCGGAATGGACGTTTCGTATCATGAGCTGACCAAAGCCAAAGACCGCTTGCATTGGGAAGAAATGGCACCGAAGCAAAAAGACAGAATTGAGCTATTTCAAGGAGCTTTGACTTATAAGGATAAACGGCTCGGGGGTTTTGATGCTGCTGCCATAGTAGAAGTAATTGAGCACTTAGATGAAAACCGATTACAGTCGTTTGAACGGGTCATTTTTAAGCATGCCAAACCAAAAACAGTAGTGGTTACTACTCCTAACGCAGAATACAATGCGTTATTTGAAAATATGGAAGCGGGAACCATGCGCCATACCGACCACCGTTTTGAATGGACAAGAAAAGAATTTGAAGATTGGGCAAACAGAATAGCCGAGAAAAATAATTACAAAGTAGAGTTTCTACCGATTGGACAGGAGGAAGAAAAGGTAGGGGCTCCTTCACAAATGGGAATATTTAAGCTAGCCCATGCACCCTGA
- a CDS encoding LytR/AlgR family response regulator transcription factor, translating to MNILIIEDEKAAARHITALIRQHAPEAEIVAQLDSVKHSVEWWQNNSAPDLVFMDIQLADGLSFEIFEHVQITVPVIFTTAYDQYAIQAFKVNSIDYLLKPIDEEELEAALDKYRSYHQKQVETTTSAVPGLTQLQQALQMLQSPGYKNRFVVKIGERIKAIPSEKILYFFSQAKVTYLQTVEGKHYIIDYSLDQVEQMVDPAQFFRISRKYIVGLSAIDDIITYSSSRLKLHLRHSNDSDVLVSRDRVSAFRTWLDQ from the coding sequence ATGAACATTCTAATTATTGAAGACGAAAAAGCTGCTGCAAGGCACATTACCGCACTAATTCGGCAACATGCTCCTGAGGCTGAAATTGTTGCCCAGTTAGACTCAGTAAAGCACTCGGTAGAGTGGTGGCAGAACAATTCTGCTCCTGATTTGGTCTTTATGGATATTCAACTGGCGGATGGACTGAGTTTTGAGATTTTTGAACACGTTCAGATTACGGTTCCGGTTATTTTCACCACAGCCTACGACCAGTACGCCATTCAGGCCTTCAAGGTCAACAGTATTGATTATCTGCTCAAACCCATTGACGAAGAGGAGCTAGAAGCGGCTTTGGACAAATACCGCAGTTATCATCAAAAGCAGGTGGAGACAACTACTTCGGCAGTGCCCGGCCTAACTCAACTTCAGCAAGCGTTGCAGATGCTACAATCGCCAGGGTACAAGAACCGCTTTGTGGTGAAAATAGGTGAGCGTATTAAAGCCATTCCTTCGGAAAAGATACTGTATTTTTTCAGCCAAGCTAAAGTAACTTATTTGCAAACGGTTGAAGGCAAACACTACATTATTGATTACTCACTCGATCAGGTAGAGCAGATGGTTGATCCTGCCCAATTTTTTCGCATCAGCCGTAAATACATTGTCGGCCTTTCGGCTATCGATGATATTATTACCTACTCCAGCAGTCGGCTTAAGCTTCACCTCAGACACAGCAACGATAGCGATGTGCTGGTAAGTCGCGATCGGGTATCAGCCTTCAGAACATGGCTTGATCAGTAG
- a CDS encoding SLC13 family permease, which produces MLPQYLQQIITLGSIVLLFVAIYREWVRPVVGFLGVVLGLVLLGILTPQQMLMGFSNESIASVVLLVVLSSALSKNFQIESMIDRIYHLGKRDTPLSYRSFLLRMMIQVAAFSSIVNNTPVVALMTPYVFNWGRKYNVSPSRLLIPLSYATIMGGMITLVGTSTTLVLNGFMTNNGVGDIPGLSLLLIGGAVCLSGISFIALVGHRLLPNHQDILNTFQENQREYLVETALQNNSPLIGKTITEAGLRNLKGMYLVEIIRTKKVVSPVRPEEKLQRNDVLIFAGATEFIFDLTSNGRGLVLPQYDDTRKRDAVKVIEAVVGANSNLIGYTAKEIDFRRRYDAAIVAIHRNGERLSGKIGEIKLRQGDLLLLYAGRDFRNRADLYRDIFIVSQVKEFLQPKRENTFLFMLVTIASIAALLVDFISLFTALLVIFAAMVGLRMIALSDVKREVDINMVGILVFSLALGQAMITTGSGDLVAQQILGATASLGPTAVLASLLIITTLLTSFITNVGAVSIMFPLAYAISNTLQIDGTPLYLGVAYAASSAFLTPIGYQTNLIVYGPGGYNFRDFFRIGLPITAIYLATVLSMIKLLYPDF; this is translated from the coding sequence ATGCTGCCTCAGTATCTTCAGCAAATTATCACTTTAGGAAGCATTGTGCTATTGTTTGTAGCCATTTACCGTGAGTGGGTGCGCCCGGTAGTCGGCTTTTTGGGAGTGGTATTGGGGCTGGTATTACTAGGAATACTCACTCCGCAGCAGATGCTGATGGGATTTTCTAATGAGTCTATTGCCAGTGTGGTGCTTCTGGTTGTGCTAAGTTCAGCCTTAAGCAAAAACTTTCAGATAGAAAGTATGATTGACCGGATTTATCATCTCGGTAAGCGGGATACTCCGCTGAGCTACCGAAGTTTCTTGCTTCGTATGATGATACAGGTAGCGGCCTTTTCCTCCATCGTGAATAATACTCCAGTAGTGGCACTGATGACTCCCTACGTCTTTAACTGGGGGCGGAAATACAACGTTAGCCCTTCTCGGTTGCTAATTCCGCTGTCTTATGCCACTATTATGGGCGGTATGATTACGTTGGTGGGCACCTCTACTACATTGGTGCTCAATGGTTTCATGACTAATAATGGAGTAGGAGATATTCCCGGATTAAGTCTGCTATTGATTGGCGGAGCGGTTTGCCTGAGTGGTATTTCATTCATCGCCTTGGTAGGTCATCGCTTGCTACCTAACCACCAAGATATTCTGAATACCTTTCAAGAAAATCAACGGGAGTACTTGGTGGAGACGGCACTACAAAATAATTCACCCCTAATTGGTAAGACTATTACCGAAGCAGGCTTGCGAAACCTGAAAGGAATGTACCTGGTGGAGATTATTCGCACTAAAAAAGTAGTTTCACCGGTGAGGCCTGAGGAAAAACTTCAGCGTAACGATGTATTGATTTTTGCAGGAGCAACGGAGTTCATCTTTGACCTGACCAGCAATGGTCGGGGACTGGTGCTACCACAGTACGATGACACTAGAAAAAGAGATGCCGTAAAAGTCATTGAAGCCGTGGTTGGCGCGAATTCTAACCTGATTGGCTACACTGCTAAAGAAATAGATTTTCGTAGACGGTATGATGCAGCCATTGTCGCTATTCACCGCAACGGGGAACGATTAAGTGGTAAGATTGGAGAGATTAAGCTCCGCCAGGGTGACTTGCTGCTGTTGTACGCTGGTCGCGACTTCCGCAATCGAGCTGACTTATACCGGGATATTTTTATTGTTTCTCAGGTAAAGGAATTTTTGCAACCCAAGCGAGAGAATACTTTTCTGTTTATGCTAGTGACCATCGCTTCAATTGCTGCGCTACTGGTTGATTTTATCTCGCTATTCACGGCGTTGCTGGTAATTTTTGCGGCTATGGTGGGGCTACGGATGATTGCCCTATCGGATGTAAAACGGGAAGTAGATATTAATATGGTGGGTATTTTGGTGTTCTCGTTGGCACTGGGTCAGGCGATGATTACTACCGGAAGTGGCGATTTAGTGGCGCAGCAAATTCTGGGAGCTACTGCTTCACTGGGCCCAACTGCGGTGTTAGCTAGTTTGCTAATTATAACGACGCTACTTACTTCCTTTATCACCAACGTTGGGGCAGTTTCTATTATGTTTCCGTTGGCCTACGCTATTAGCAACACCTTGCAAATAGACGGAACGCCACTGTATTTAGGAGTTGCCTACGCGGCCTCATCGGCATTTCTAACTCCTATTGGTTACCAAACCAACCTCATTGTCTACGGTCCCGGTGGCTATAATTTCCGTGATTTCTTCCGAATTGGTCTACCGATAACGGCTATCTATCTGGCTACCGTACTGAGTATGATTAAACTGCTGTATCCGGACTTTTAA
- a CDS encoding outer membrane beta-barrel protein, which produces MLNYKRILGGLALLVLMATTSAQAQETKTTTAPVGAQPDLPGMLLIDFGFNFLDNAPSELDTRTWGSRGFNVYYLYPFPIGKSPLSFHTGLGLGFVNYSFRGVTLSDTDSTRVLELDNTVYPNLQKTQLTTHYLDIPLELRFFAKDNYRGFTAAVGGRVGRLINSFTKIKFEDGGRNLEDKFKRRYNLNPWRYGAYAKVGFRGITLTGQYMFSELFTSGDGPADINNYKIGITVALF; this is translated from the coding sequence GTGTTAAACTATAAAAGAATTTTAGGAGGGCTAGCCCTTCTCGTGCTCATGGCTACCACTTCGGCTCAGGCGCAAGAGACTAAAACTACTACTGCTCCGGTAGGGGCACAGCCCGATTTACCTGGTATGTTACTGATAGATTTTGGGTTCAATTTTTTGGATAATGCTCCTAGCGAGTTAGACACTCGCACTTGGGGTTCTCGCGGATTTAACGTCTACTATCTCTACCCTTTTCCTATTGGAAAATCTCCTCTTTCATTTCATACTGGACTAGGGTTAGGTTTTGTGAATTACAGTTTTAGAGGGGTCACCTTGAGCGATACGGACTCTACTCGTGTTTTAGAGTTGGATAATACGGTATACCCTAACCTGCAAAAAACCCAACTCACTACACATTATCTGGATATTCCCCTGGAGTTGCGTTTCTTTGCGAAAGACAACTACCGAGGTTTTACGGCAGCGGTAGGTGGCCGAGTAGGCCGTCTAATCAATTCGTTTACCAAAATCAAATTTGAGGATGGTGGAAGAAACCTAGAAGATAAATTCAAGCGACGCTACAACCTCAACCCCTGGCGCTACGGAGCTTACGCTAAAGTAGGCTTCCGAGGTATTACTTTAACGGGGCAGTATATGTTCTCCGAACTATTTACCTCGGGTGACGGCCCTGCTGATATCAATAATTACAAAATAGGGATTACGGTTGCTTTATTTTAG
- a CDS encoding glycoside hydrolase family 32 protein has product MNTLLHIATVRLLALVIGCQPTTPETAKAVKADSTDSGEQYRLVYHFTPPQQWMNDPNGMVFYDGEYHLFYQHYPDSNVWGPMHWGHAVSEDLVHWEHLPIALYPDSLGYIFSGSAIVDHNNTSSLGTDGNPPLIAIFTYHDPADENEDNYLQTQGLAYSNDRGRTWAKYEGNPVIENPGIKDFRDPKVFWYEADQNRAAGRWVMVLAVDDRIHLYESPNLTEWSYLSEFGENSGSHGGVWECPDLFRLTADSGEQKWVLLLSINPGGPNGGSATQYFVGDFDGTTFTNDNPDDMSLWLDYGKDNYAGVTWSDIPESDERRIFLGWMSNWQYGQEVPTYTWRSAMTVPRTLHLVKTEAGLRVASQPVDELYVLRKDSIALEATTLQGNRSISSQLTQPSPTLELKVEFDISEATAREIGVKLSNSLGEEVIIGYNLVDQEYFVDRTNAGETDFSEDFSGRFTADRVGEGDILSMHLFIDVASVELFGDDGTTIMSNIFFPNEEFTQVALFAKGGKVQIIGGEIYNLKAKV; this is encoded by the coding sequence ATGAACACACTTCTACACATAGCTACCGTAAGGCTACTGGCACTTGTAATAGGCTGCCAACCGACCACTCCAGAAACGGCTAAAGCTGTTAAGGCCGACTCAACCGACTCTGGCGAACAGTATCGGTTGGTGTATCACTTCACTCCACCTCAGCAGTGGATGAACGACCCCAATGGTATGGTATTTTACGATGGCGAGTACCACCTATTCTACCAGCATTACCCCGATAGCAATGTGTGGGGACCCATGCACTGGGGGCACGCTGTGAGCGAAGATCTGGTGCATTGGGAACACTTACCAATTGCTTTGTATCCCGATAGTTTAGGCTACATATTTTCGGGCAGTGCTATAGTAGATCATAATAATACTTCTAGTTTGGGCACAGACGGTAATCCGCCCTTGATTGCGATTTTTACTTATCACGATCCAGCGGATGAGAATGAAGATAACTACCTTCAAACGCAAGGGCTGGCGTACAGTAACGACCGAGGACGAACCTGGGCGAAGTACGAGGGGAATCCGGTAATAGAGAATCCGGGAATCAAAGACTTTCGTGACCCTAAAGTATTTTGGTACGAGGCTGACCAGAATCGAGCCGCCGGGCGGTGGGTGATGGTACTAGCCGTAGACGACCGAATCCACTTGTACGAATCACCAAACCTCACGGAGTGGAGCTATCTGAGCGAATTTGGCGAAAATAGCGGTTCCCACGGCGGAGTGTGGGAGTGTCCCGATTTATTTCGGTTGACCGCCGATAGTGGAGAGCAAAAGTGGGTGTTGTTGCTCAGTATTAATCCGGGTGGGCCGAACGGCGGCTCAGCTACCCAGTACTTTGTCGGTGACTTCGACGGAACGACATTTACTAACGATAACCCTGATGATATGTCGCTCTGGCTGGATTATGGAAAAGATAACTACGCCGGAGTTACCTGGTCAGATATTCCTGAGTCAGATGAACGGCGTATTTTTTTAGGTTGGATGAGCAATTGGCAGTATGGTCAAGAAGTGCCAACCTACACTTGGCGTAGCGCGATGACCGTGCCCCGTACTTTGCATCTGGTAAAAACCGAAGCCGGTCTACGAGTGGCTTCCCAGCCAGTTGATGAATTGTACGTGCTGCGAAAAGACAGCATTGCTCTGGAAGCTACTACGCTGCAAGGAAATCGAAGTATTAGTTCGCAACTCACTCAACCATCGCCCACACTAGAGCTAAAAGTAGAGTTCGATATAAGTGAAGCAACTGCCCGTGAAATAGGAGTAAAATTATCGAACAGTTTAGGTGAGGAGGTAATTATAGGCTACAATCTAGTGGATCAAGAATATTTTGTAGACAGAACCAATGCCGGGGAAACAGATTTTTCTGAGGACTTTTCCGGTCGGTTTACGGCTGATCGGGTAGGGGAAGGAGATATACTTAGTATGCATCTCTTTATTGATGTAGCTTCGGTAGAATTATTTGGCGACGATGGCACCACCATAATGTCTAATATTTTCTTCCCGAACGAAGAGTTCACGCAGGTAGCGTTGTTCGCCAAAGGCGGCAAGGTACAAATAATAGGAGGTGAAATCTATAATTTGAAAGCAAAGGTCTGA
- a CDS encoding PDDEXK nuclease domain-containing protein codes for MHPDITYIKEIRSILEQARSKAQQAVNSAMVEAYWLIGKRIVEEEQQGNARAEYGEGIIKELSKALTGEFGKGFSVANLKNFRQFYLTFKKGYAVRSKLSWTHYRLIMRVESKEARDYYIEQAASGQWSTRELQWNIKTHLYKRITTNNDASSSLPSAQLSFDEFRRDPYVFEFLNIKEPTSGQESKLEKALLSHLEDFLLELGKGFAFVGRQFRISSETSHFYIDLVFYNYILKCFVLIDLKTHKLTHSDIGQMDMYVRMFDDLKKTAEDSATVGIILCTDKDETVVKYSILNESRQVFASKYLTYLPSEEELVQLIEHDKLIIAQNKKDGN; via the coding sequence ATGCACCCTGATATCACCTATATTAAAGAAATACGATCAATCCTGGAACAGGCTCGATCAAAGGCACAGCAGGCAGTCAATTCTGCTATGGTAGAGGCCTACTGGTTAATCGGTAAGCGTATAGTTGAAGAGGAACAACAAGGAAATGCCCGTGCCGAATATGGCGAAGGTATCATTAAGGAGCTTTCAAAAGCCCTGACCGGCGAGTTTGGTAAAGGTTTTTCTGTTGCTAACCTCAAGAATTTCAGGCAATTCTATCTAACTTTCAAAAAAGGCTACGCAGTGCGTAGCAAATTAAGCTGGACACATTATCGTCTGATTATGAGGGTAGAAAGTAAGGAAGCCCGGGATTATTACATTGAACAGGCGGCAAGTGGGCAGTGGAGTACCCGTGAATTGCAATGGAATATCAAAACCCATTTGTACAAAAGGATTACCACTAACAACGATGCTTCCTCAAGTTTACCGTCTGCTCAATTGTCTTTTGACGAATTCAGGCGCGACCCCTATGTTTTCGAGTTTCTCAACATAAAAGAACCTACTTCTGGGCAAGAGTCTAAACTGGAAAAAGCATTACTTTCCCATTTAGAGGACTTCCTCTTGGAGCTTGGAAAAGGGTTTGCCTTTGTTGGGAGGCAGTTTCGTATAAGTTCAGAGACCTCTCATTTTTATATTGACCTAGTATTCTACAATTATATTTTGAAATGCTTTGTGCTTATAGACCTGAAAACTCACAAATTAACCCACAGCGATATTGGCCAGATGGATATGTACGTCCGCATGTTTGATGACCTCAAGAAGACGGCAGAAGACAGTGCAACCGTTGGGATTATTCTTTGCACAGATAAAGACGAAACAGTCGTAAAATACTCTATACTAAATGAAAGCAGACAGGTGTTTGCCTCGAAGTACCTAACGTATCTACCGTCAGAAGAAGAGCTTGTTCAATTAATAGAACACGATAAACTAATAATTGCTCAAAATAAAAAGGATGGAAATTAA
- a CDS encoding type I restriction enzyme HsdR N-terminal domain-containing protein yields the protein MLQPPPSLNLPPFDSRMMAEGAVQMIFDVFRKKYVALTPEEWVRQHFAHYLVNHLHYPKAWLKIECALAVNGQKKRADIVAFGKDTQPFLVVECKSYEVKLSERTFQQSALYNHTLQAPYLAITNGLRHYCCRIDQQQQRFEFQSRLPTYG from the coding sequence ATGCTTCAACCACCGCCTTCCTTAAACTTACCGCCCTTCGATTCGCGCATGATGGCTGAGGGGGCCGTTCAGATGATTTTTGATGTTTTCCGTAAGAAGTATGTAGCCCTAACCCCCGAAGAGTGGGTTCGTCAGCACTTCGCTCACTATTTAGTCAATCACCTACATTACCCTAAGGCTTGGCTCAAAATAGAATGCGCCTTAGCTGTAAATGGTCAGAAAAAGCGAGCAGATATTGTTGCTTTTGGAAAGGATACGCAGCCTTTTCTGGTGGTGGAATGTAAATCGTACGAGGTGAAACTAAGCGAACGTACGTTTCAGCAGTCTGCATTGTACAACCATACGTTACAGGCTCCTTACTTAGCTATTACCAATGGCTTACGTCACTACTGCTGCCGTATTGATCAGCAGCAGCAACGTTTTGAGTTTCAGTCGCGGCTACCCACCTACGGTTGA
- a CDS encoding GMC oxidoreductase produces the protein MANFAIDSKDNRTYDAIVIGSGISGGWAAKELCEKGLKTLVLERGRNVEHIKDYPTTNMMPWEFEHRGQIPEEIQQANPVISRCYAYHEDTQHFFVKDTEHPYVQDKPFDWIRGYQVGGKSLLWARQVQRWSDYDFEGPARDGFAVDWPIRYADLAPWYSYVEKFAGISGNKDGLDNLPDGEFLPPMDLNCVEKYFKEKLETQYSGRNLIVARCAHLSEPQAIHLEQGRGQCMNRNLCQRGCPFGGYFSSNSSTLPWAMKTGNMTLRPNAVVQSIIYDEGKEKATGVQVIDAETKESIEFYAPLIFVNASALHTNTLLLNSKSNRFPEGLGNDNGLLGKYVAFHIYRGKISAAYDGELDNTTVGRRPTSGYIPRFRNVYKQETDFLRGYASGFGARRHIERDYDGIGQSLKDNLLNPKWGNWRVNSHMMGETIPKETNTVSLDPSQTDEWGMPLLKINIDYDDNDEKMIQDFFEQFTEMYERAGFTDIKTRDTGQAPGLDIHEMGGVRMGKDPKTSLLNKWNQLHACPNVFVTDGSSMTSTSTQNPSLTYMAFAARAVDYAVQEKNKLNL, from the coding sequence ATGGCAAATTTCGCAATAGATAGTAAAGATAATCGTACCTACGATGCTATCGTAATTGGCTCAGGTATTAGTGGTGGATGGGCTGCCAAAGAATTGTGTGAGAAAGGCTTGAAAACCCTAGTGCTGGAACGCGGGCGTAACGTAGAGCATATTAAAGACTACCCTACCACTAACATGATGCCCTGGGAGTTTGAGCATCGGGGGCAGATTCCGGAAGAAATTCAGCAAGCCAATCCGGTGATTAGCCGCTGCTACGCTTACCACGAAGATACCCAGCATTTCTTCGTGAAAGATACCGAGCACCCTTACGTACAGGATAAGCCCTTTGATTGGATTCGAGGCTATCAGGTCGGCGGAAAATCATTACTGTGGGCACGGCAGGTGCAACGCTGGAGCGACTACGATTTTGAGGGGCCCGCCCGCGATGGTTTTGCCGTAGACTGGCCCATTCGCTACGCTGATCTTGCTCCTTGGTACAGCTACGTAGAAAAGTTCGCCGGAATTTCCGGTAACAAAGATGGTTTGGATAACCTACCGGACGGAGAATTTCTTCCGCCGATGGATTTGAACTGCGTAGAGAAGTATTTTAAAGAAAAGCTAGAAACGCAGTATTCGGGGCGAAATCTGATTGTCGCTCGCTGCGCGCATTTGTCTGAACCTCAGGCGATTCACTTGGAACAGGGGCGGGGGCAATGCATGAACCGTAACCTTTGCCAGCGAGGTTGCCCTTTTGGCGGTTACTTCAGCAGCAACTCATCTACCCTGCCCTGGGCAATGAAGACCGGGAACATGACCTTACGACCGAATGCCGTAGTGCAATCCATCATTTACGATGAAGGAAAGGAGAAAGCCACCGGCGTGCAGGTAATTGATGCTGAGACCAAAGAAAGCATTGAATTCTACGCTCCGCTGATTTTTGTCAACGCTAGCGCACTGCATACCAATACGCTGCTACTTAATTCCAAATCCAACCGCTTCCCTGAAGGATTAGGTAACGATAATGGTCTGCTCGGTAAGTACGTAGCCTTCCATATTTATCGCGGTAAAATATCGGCGGCTTACGATGGAGAGCTGGATAATACTACTGTGGGTCGCCGACCTACTTCCGGCTACATCCCTCGTTTCCGTAACGTGTATAAGCAGGAAACCGACTTCTTGCGGGGTTATGCCTCCGGCTTCGGAGCCCGTCGCCATATCGAGCGAGATTATGATGGCATTGGTCAGTCGCTGAAGGATAATCTGCTGAACCCCAAGTGGGGCAACTGGCGGGTCAACTCCCATATGATGGGTGAAACCATTCCGAAGGAAACCAATACTGTGAGCCTGGACCCAAGCCAGACTGATGAGTGGGGTATGCCGCTACTCAAGATCAACATCGACTACGACGATAACGACGAAAAGATGATCCAGGACTTCTTTGAGCAGTTCACCGAGATGTACGAACGAGCTGGTTTCACTGATATCAAAACCCGCGATACCGGTCAGGCTCCCGGGCTGGACATTCACGAGATGGGTGGGGTACGGATGGGCAAAGACCCGAAAACTTCCTTGCTCAACAAGTGGAACCAACTGCACGCTTGCCCCAACGTCTTCGTGACCGACGGTTCTTCCATGACTTCTACCAGCACTCAAAACCCTTCCCTCACCTACATGGCCTTCGCCGCCCGCGCCGTAGACTATGCCGTGCAGGAGAAGAATAAGCTGAATTTGTAG